In Archangium violaceum, the following are encoded in one genomic region:
- a CDS encoding microviridin/marinostatin family tricyclic proteinase inhibitor, with protein MKKTLENKKPFFARLLEEQELEQVAGGATTKYPSDSDEDQTMKYPSDGDEESASLANQTMKYPSDGDEGGI; from the coding sequence ATGAAGAAGACCCTTGAGAACAAGAAGCCGTTCTTCGCGCGACTGCTCGAGGAGCAGGAGCTGGAGCAGGTGGCGGGTGGTGCGACCACGAAGTACCCCTCGGACAGCGACGAGGACCAGACCATGAAGTACCCCTCGGACGGTGACGAGGAGTCCGCCTCGCTGGCCAACCAGACCATGAAGTACCCCTCGGACGGCGACGAGGGTGGCATCTAA
- a CDS encoding MvdC/MvdD family ATP grasp protein: protein MTILIVTHSQDNEAPRAVARALESRGTRVYRFNTDLFPTDLQLSLDEAGGGRLSGPEGVLELADVTAVWYRRNATGSRIPQDMDPQLRAPSVEESRRVVFGMMAALGVFQLDALEVVRRSEHKPLQLKLARELGMDVPRTLMTNDPEAVRAFAASCPGGVVTKMMASFAVYEKGQEQVVFTTPLEAKQLEDLDGLELCPMTFQERVVKAMELRVTVVGDRVMAASIDSQALPRAREDWRREGAALVSAWKHYTLPEPLHAQVLKLMDALGLNYGAFDFIVTPEGRHVFLEVNPSGEFMWLMKHPGLPVDEALADVLSGRAMRRLAPRPLTVP, encoded by the coding sequence ATGACGATCCTCATCGTGACCCACTCCCAGGACAACGAGGCGCCCCGTGCCGTGGCGCGAGCCCTCGAGTCCCGCGGTACGCGGGTCTACCGGTTCAATACGGATTTGTTCCCCACCGACCTCCAGCTCTCGCTCGACGAGGCGGGCGGCGGGCGGCTCTCCGGTCCCGAGGGCGTGCTCGAGCTGGCGGATGTCACCGCCGTCTGGTACCGCCGCAACGCGACGGGCTCGCGCATTCCCCAGGACATGGATCCCCAGTTGCGCGCCCCCTCGGTGGAGGAGAGCCGGCGGGTGGTGTTCGGGATGATGGCGGCGCTCGGTGTCTTCCAGCTGGACGCGCTCGAGGTGGTGCGTCGCTCGGAGCACAAGCCGCTGCAACTCAAGCTGGCGCGCGAGCTGGGGATGGACGTTCCGCGCACGCTGATGACCAATGATCCAGAGGCGGTGCGCGCCTTCGCCGCGAGCTGCCCCGGCGGCGTGGTCACGAAGATGATGGCGTCGTTCGCCGTCTACGAGAAGGGCCAGGAGCAGGTGGTCTTCACCACGCCCCTGGAGGCGAAGCAGTTGGAGGACCTGGACGGCCTGGAGCTGTGCCCGATGACGTTCCAGGAGCGCGTGGTCAAGGCGATGGAGCTGCGGGTGACGGTGGTGGGCGACCGGGTGATGGCGGCCTCCATCGACTCGCAGGCGCTGCCGAGGGCCCGTGAGGACTGGCGTCGCGAGGGCGCGGCGCTCGTCAGCGCGTGGAAGCACTACACGCTGCCCGAGCCCCTCCACGCGCAGGTGCTGAAGCTGATGGACGCGCTGGGGCTCAACTATGGTGCGTTCGACTTCATCGTCACCCCCGAAGGGCGGCACGTCTTCCTCGAGGTGAACCCGTCGGGCGAGTTCATGTGGCTGATGAAGCACCCCGGACTGCCCGTCGACGAGGCGCTGGCGGACGTGCTCTCCGGGCGTGCGATGCGCCGACTCGCCCCCAGGCCGCTGACGGTGCCGTGA
- a CDS encoding MvdC/MvdD family ATP grasp protein, giving the protein MTPPDRDIVLLLTHSGDHYTVDRVAEELSRRGVRPLRINTDGFPAELELTSALGHEGAEVTLRTASGELRGQDVRSVWLRRLVMPRLDESLDPAFREGCVRESRAALEGFLDGLEAAGCRFVNPLDADLPAQNKPRQLRLAHALGLEVPRTLVTNDAARVRALFEQVNGRMVAKMLTPLTQSMSGGGAFVYTSAIGPEHLEELEGLRYSPMVFQERIDKLRELRVVVVGEHCFVGAIDASRSVAGQVDWRRSRPEEVRWETGSLPAEVSARLVRLVAELGLVYGAADFIVTPEGRHVFLEVNPGGEWGMLEKELGLPIAAALAEALASEGSSL; this is encoded by the coding sequence ATGACGCCCCCTGACCGCGACATCGTCCTCCTCCTCACCCACAGCGGTGACCACTACACCGTCGATCGTGTGGCGGAGGAGCTGTCGCGGCGGGGGGTCCGCCCGCTGCGCATCAACACGGATGGCTTTCCGGCCGAGCTGGAGCTGACGTCCGCGTTGGGGCACGAGGGCGCCGAGGTGACGCTGCGGACCGCGTCCGGCGAGCTGCGCGGGCAGGATGTCCGGTCGGTGTGGTTGCGCCGGTTGGTGATGCCCCGGCTCGATGAGTCGCTGGACCCCGCCTTCCGCGAGGGCTGTGTGCGCGAGTCGAGGGCGGCGCTCGAGGGCTTCCTGGACGGACTGGAGGCGGCGGGCTGCCGCTTCGTCAACCCGCTGGACGCCGACCTGCCGGCGCAGAACAAGCCGCGTCAGCTCCGGCTGGCCCATGCGCTCGGACTGGAAGTGCCGCGCACGCTGGTGACCAACGACGCGGCCCGGGTGCGTGCCCTCTTCGAGCAGGTGAATGGCCGGATGGTGGCCAAGATGCTGACGCCCCTGACGCAGTCCATGTCCGGGGGAGGGGCCTTCGTGTACACGAGCGCGATCGGCCCCGAGCACCTCGAGGAGCTCGAGGGGTTGCGCTACAGCCCCATGGTCTTCCAGGAGCGCATCGACAAGCTGCGCGAGCTGCGGGTGGTGGTGGTGGGCGAGCACTGTTTCGTGGGCGCCATCGACGCCTCTCGCTCGGTGGCCGGCCAGGTGGACTGGCGTCGTTCCCGGCCGGAGGAGGTGCGCTGGGAGACGGGCTCGCTGCCAGCGGAAGTGTCGGCGCGCCTGGTGCGCCTGGTCGCCGAGCTGGGGCTCGTGTACGGCGCCGCGGATTTCATCGTCACACCCGAGGGACGGCACGTCTTCCTCGAGGTCAACCCCGGCGGGGAGTGGGGCATGCTCGAGAAGGAGCTCGGCCTGCCCATCGCGGCGGCCCTGGCCGAGGCGCTCGCCTCCGAGGGCAGCTCCCTCTGA